A genome region from SAR324 cluster bacterium includes the following:
- the rpsI gene encoding 30S ribosomal protein S9 gives MSEIQFYGTGRRKTSVARVYLRPGNGKFVINKTPLDEYFGLETLKMVVKQPLVLTENTNNFDVYVTVQGGGCSGQAGAIRHGISRALLQVSEQLRSPLKKAAMLTRDAREVERKKYGLAGARKRFQFSKR, from the coding sequence ATGTCAGAAATACAATTTTATGGTACCGGTCGGAGAAAAACTTCTGTCGCACGGGTTTACCTGCGTCCGGGTAATGGAAAATTTGTGATCAACAAAACACCTCTGGATGAGTATTTTGGTCTGGAAACACTGAAAATGGTGGTCAAGCAACCCTTGGTTCTGACAGAGAACACCAATAATTTTGACGTGTATGTTACCGTTCAAGGTGGTGGATGCTCTGGCCAGGCTGGCGCGATTCGACACGGCATTTCCCGTGCGTTGCTTCAAGTGAGCGAACAACTACGATCACCGCTGAAAAAAGCCGCCATGCTGACACGGGATGCCCGTGAAGTGGAACGTAAAAAATATGGTCTCGCCGGTGCCCGCAAACGTTTTCAGTTTTCAAAACGTTAA
- the rplM gene encoding 50S ribosomal protein L13, producing the protein MKTRSIRKEDIEEGKYPREWWVIDASGQTLGRLSTLIANLLRGKHKVIYTPHVDTGDFVVVVNADKIVLTGKKWSDKIYYHHTRYPGGLKQAKATELLNKKPTALVYNAVKGMMSKNILNRDSLHRLKLYTGPEHPHSAQNPKPFEI; encoded by the coding sequence ATGAAAACAAGATCCATCAGAAAAGAAGACATTGAAGAAGGCAAATATCCTCGTGAGTGGTGGGTGATTGACGCGTCTGGCCAAACATTGGGGCGGCTTTCCACACTCATCGCCAATCTGTTAAGAGGAAAACACAAAGTCATTTACACTCCCCACGTAGACACTGGTGATTTTGTGGTTGTAGTCAATGCAGACAAAATTGTGCTGACCGGAAAAAAATGGAGTGACAAAATTTATTATCATCACACCCGTTATCCGGGAGGATTGAAACAGGCCAAAGCCACGGAACTCCTCAACAAAAAACCAACAGCTTTGGTGTATAACGCAGTCAAGGGGATGATGTCAAAAAATATCCTCAATCGTGATTCGTTACATCGCTTAAAATTATACACAGGGCCTGAACATCCACATAGTGCACAGAACCCCAAACCTTTTGAAATTTAA
- a CDS encoding GGDEF domain-containing protein, with amino-acid sequence MSENSANSINPGEILNRMDYGVNVVDSQFNVLFMNLASRKKWNIIDFNPATYKCHKLLFGNDTPCSNCPLRQMEQTGDPSGQIVGALNTPDYPNHRVKYHRMGHQRFVQTLTDITKETELVRQVTIQSKETQAQNIILKRQRQQFEDNSAFLASVFNAIRSGFLILDSPTTLNATSTNKAFIDFFQPASEKEVLSKKCYQLFGFQRRCPACPIEHINDRTDFSSMRYHQNVADYTLTEFYSVLPDGKILLTFEDSTKRVQLVQQVKEDKEIIERQNQIFRALLETGTDIQTTKELDELFTVTLNQLQNLFFNINFGIILNGERANIIESAVFQGFSVEEQLTMVEYNLQLLEPGISEIVIEQVKERYKAQPGNQVHSEMNHISILPVKGRDRKNIGKLLVKGPELDKHSLEIITIFLEQLAAVAENKLLTKQLEKMANTDPLTGAYNRGFFGRELDSAIQNAKRFSIAFSILLLDVNGLKRVNDVFGHEAGDEMIITVAALLREVCRRTDIVTRLGGDEFVVLCPSTDFAQAQRLLERIREREERTTMVCTHSDGTKETIPVHMSIGTACSESVVPEEVLKEADTLMYADKEAYYANKAKYR; translated from the coding sequence ATGTCCGAAAACTCCGCAAACTCAATCAATCCGGGTGAAATCCTGAATCGAATGGATTATGGTGTAAATGTTGTGGACAGCCAGTTTAATGTGCTGTTCATGAATCTCGCCTCAAGAAAGAAATGGAATATCATTGATTTCAATCCGGCAACTTATAAGTGCCATAAACTGTTGTTTGGCAACGACACTCCTTGTTCCAACTGTCCCCTGCGTCAGATGGAACAGACCGGAGATCCCTCTGGCCAGATCGTCGGGGCACTCAACACCCCGGATTATCCCAACCACAGGGTAAAATATCATCGTATGGGCCATCAACGATTTGTACAAACCCTGACGGATATTACCAAAGAAACCGAACTGGTGCGTCAAGTCACGATTCAATCGAAGGAAACCCAGGCACAAAATATCATCCTCAAGCGGCAGCGGCAGCAGTTTGAAGACAATTCGGCATTTCTTGCTTCAGTATTCAATGCGATCCGGTCTGGATTTCTCATTCTGGACTCACCCACCACACTCAATGCCACATCCACCAACAAAGCGTTTATTGATTTTTTTCAGCCGGCCTCAGAAAAAGAAGTCCTTTCCAAAAAATGCTACCAGCTTTTTGGTTTTCAGCGCAGGTGTCCCGCATGTCCGATTGAACATATCAATGATCGCACTGATTTTTCAAGCATGCGTTACCATCAGAATGTGGCAGATTATACCCTGACTGAATTTTATTCTGTTTTGCCTGATGGAAAAATTCTTCTGACCTTTGAAGACAGTACCAAGCGGGTCCAACTCGTTCAACAGGTGAAAGAAGATAAAGAAATCATTGAACGTCAAAACCAGATTTTCAGGGCCTTGCTGGAAACCGGAACGGACATCCAGACAACCAAAGAACTGGATGAACTCTTCACGGTCACACTGAATCAACTCCAGAATCTGTTCTTTAATATCAATTTCGGGATTATTCTGAATGGTGAGCGCGCCAATATCATTGAAAGTGCGGTCTTTCAGGGATTCAGCGTCGAGGAACAGCTCACGATGGTGGAATACAATCTGCAACTTCTGGAACCCGGGATTTCTGAAATCGTGATTGAACAAGTGAAAGAACGTTATAAGGCGCAACCGGGAAATCAGGTTCATTCAGAAATGAATCATATTTCCATTTTGCCAGTCAAGGGACGAGATCGAAAGAATATTGGGAAACTACTGGTCAAAGGTCCAGAGCTTGACAAACACTCGCTTGAAATTATTACTATTTTTCTGGAACAATTGGCGGCTGTCGCAGAAAATAAACTGTTGACTAAACAACTTGAAAAAATGGCCAACACGGATCCGCTGACAGGTGCTTATAACCGAGGATTTTTTGGCAGGGAACTGGATTCGGCAATCCAGAATGCAAAACGTTTCTCTATTGCTTTTTCCATTTTGTTATTAGATGTTAATGGACTCAAACGAGTCAATGATGTCTTTGGCCATGAGGCCGGTGATGAAATGATCATCACTGTTGCCGCTCTGTTGCGTGAGGTGTGTCGCCGCACAGATATTGTTACCCGGCTTGGTGGTGATGAATTTGTTGTTTTGTGTCCATCCACTGACTTTGCCCAGGCACAGCGTTTGCTGGAACGCATCCGGGAACGTGAAGAGCGCACCACCATGGTTTGCACACATTCTGATGGAACCAAGGAAACAATACCCGTTCACATGAGCATTGGAACAGCATGTTCGGAAAGCGTGGTGCCGGAGGAAGTTCTGAAAGAAGCAGATACTTTGATGTATGCGGATAAAGAAGCCTATTATGCGAACAAGGCAAAATATCGTTAA
- the pheA gene encoding chorismate mutase, giving the protein MNLDELRLRIDELDETILRLVNQRAECVREIGQIKRQSNQDVFVPEREKRIMERLINLNQGPLSDHAVQHIFQQIIETLKTLQ; this is encoded by the coding sequence ATGAATCTTGATGAACTCAGACTCCGAATTGATGAACTGGATGAAACAATACTGCGGTTAGTCAATCAGCGTGCAGAATGCGTCAGGGAAATCGGTCAGATCAAACGCCAGTCCAATCAGGATGTGTTTGTGCCTGAACGTGAAAAACGCATCATGGAACGACTGATTAATCTCAACCAGGGGCCGCTTTCTGATCATGCTGTTCAGCATATTTTTCAGCAAATCATCGAAACGCTGAAAACACTTCAATAA
- the rsgA gene encoding ribosome small subunit-dependent GTPase A, whose amino-acid sequence MDLKELGFDHWYKDQVGMEFPPEHSLARVSAVDRGQYIIRNEEGEISAELTGKFLYLAESSVDLPCVGDWVCVQYHDVGSFAVIHNILPRKSFLRRKCSGKNINFQMIAANIDRAFIIQSCEFDFNLSRLERYLVMVNEARIELLLVLTKVDLVNPEQLEQMVAKIQQYGVKSIAISNVTGIGIDQIRDTMEKGKTYCLLGSSGVGKTTLLNHLIGTTPLKTTPVSGTGEGRHTTVRRQLLLLEQGSLMIDTPGMRELGILGMNEGIDESFSDITKLTTFCRFSNCTHTNEPGCALVRAIDQGELSPEHYSNYLKIKKESVFNEMSYIEKRKKDKKFGQFVKNVLKHKNK is encoded by the coding sequence TTGGATTTGAAAGAGCTTGGTTTTGATCACTGGTATAAAGATCAGGTTGGCATGGAATTTCCGCCAGAACATAGTCTTGCCCGTGTATCTGCCGTTGATCGCGGCCAGTACATCATTAGGAATGAAGAGGGAGAAATCTCCGCTGAACTTACAGGAAAATTTCTATACCTTGCGGAATCATCGGTTGATCTACCCTGTGTGGGAGATTGGGTTTGTGTACAATATCATGATGTTGGTTCATTTGCGGTGATCCACAATATCCTACCAAGAAAGTCTTTCTTACGTCGAAAGTGTTCTGGTAAAAATATCAATTTTCAAATGATTGCAGCCAATATCGATAGGGCTTTTATTATCCAATCTTGTGAGTTTGATTTTAATTTGAGCAGACTTGAACGATATTTGGTGATGGTCAATGAAGCCCGTATTGAGCTACTGCTGGTTTTGACCAAAGTAGATTTAGTAAATCCTGAACAATTAGAACAGATGGTTGCTAAAATTCAGCAGTATGGTGTTAAGAGTATAGCCATTAGTAATGTGACGGGTATTGGAATAGATCAAATCAGAGATACTATGGAGAAGGGAAAAACCTATTGTCTATTAGGTTCCTCAGGTGTCGGAAAAACTACGCTCCTTAATCATCTCATCGGAACAACTCCTCTAAAGACAACTCCGGTTAGTGGAACAGGAGAAGGTCGACACACGACAGTACGTCGTCAACTCCTGTTGCTCGAACAGGGTTCTCTAATGATTGATACACCGGGAATGCGTGAACTTGGAATCTTAGGGATGAATGAGGGGATTGATGAGAGCTTTTCAGACATCACTAAACTTACGACCTTTTGCAGATTCTCAAATTGTACCCATACAAATGAGCCTGGCTGTGCCTTGGTTAGAGCTATAGACCAAGGAGAACTGAGTCCAGAGCATTACTCCAACTATCTGAAAATTAAGAAAGAATCTGTTTTTAATGAAATGTCCTATATTGAAAAACGTAAAAAAGATAAAAAGTTTGGACAGTTTGTTAAAAATGTCCTGAAACACAAAAATAAATGA
- a CDS encoding enoyl-CoA hydratase/isomerase family protein has translation MKEFANNKLLAHKQGPLGWITFNTPERRNAVSLDMWRTIPEIVAYFNQDPDVRVLVLRGAGEEAFIAGADISEFETNRNTAAAVKHYEETTYAAFQALRESEKPIIAMIRGFCMGGGCAIALSCDLRIAADDCKFSIPPAKLGIAYGYENVKRVVDVVGPAFAREMLYTARVYDATDAMRMGLIQQCVTPDSLQAFTEKYANTIAHNAPLSVRASKVAIDNYLKENPNEHDERKVHDAMDRCFGSRDYLEGYRAFLEKRKPQFNGE, from the coding sequence ATGAAAGAATTTGCCAATAACAAACTTCTGGCTCACAAACAAGGACCTCTGGGCTGGATCACCTTCAATACACCTGAACGACGAAATGCGGTCAGTCTCGATATGTGGCGCACCATTCCTGAAATCGTTGCGTACTTCAATCAGGACCCTGACGTTCGTGTCCTGGTCCTGCGAGGAGCCGGGGAAGAGGCTTTTATTGCCGGAGCGGATATCTCTGAATTTGAAACCAACCGAAACACTGCGGCTGCGGTCAAACATTATGAAGAAACAACCTATGCGGCATTTCAGGCGTTGCGTGAATCAGAAAAACCCATCATTGCCATGATCCGCGGATTCTGCATGGGTGGCGGGTGCGCCATTGCCCTGAGCTGTGATTTGAGAATTGCCGCCGATGACTGCAAATTTTCTATTCCACCAGCCAAACTCGGTATTGCCTATGGCTATGAAAATGTGAAACGGGTGGTTGATGTGGTCGGGCCTGCATTTGCCCGTGAAATGCTTTACACCGCCAGAGTCTATGATGCAACCGATGCCATGCGAATGGGCCTCATCCAACAATGCGTGACGCCCGATTCACTTCAGGCCTTCACCGAAAAATATGCCAATACCATTGCCCATAACGCGCCGCTCAGCGTTAGAGCCTCTAAAGTAGCCATTGACAATTATCTCAAGGAAAATCCCAACGAACATGATGAACGCAAGGTGCATGACGCAATGGACCGCTGTTTTGGCAGTCGGGACTATCTGGAAGGATACCGTGCGTTTCTTGAAAAACGAAAACCTCAATTTAATGGGGAATGA
- a CDS encoding NAD-binding protein, protein MLKMDESRKRLLMLILAFPMLIVISGSIYMYGMQILEGEERSFLQSMEWASETLTTTGYGRDAMWRHPLMILFVILLQAMGMFWVSLIVPLYLIPYLEARFNIRLPVKADSKLSGHVVIFRYGSTMTRLLLELKQAGIPELVIESNDSLARKLFDSGISVIYGEMEDGILNHVNLNNARALIANGSDEDNAGFVLTARQLGFQKEIYTFAEDPYHRHPLMLVGSTAVFSPYHILAAAIVVQATTEIDARIPDIRKIAPGKLFLAKIRIHPSSALASKTIREARISADFGVTVLSQWVKGNLLIPVDTQMRLEPHGILVATGTKSGLEKLRHALGTTLASRKDGHFILIGYGQVGKKIKELLEALKETVTVMDAEHKPGVDFVGNILDTKMLESLEIASAKAIILAVNSDSAALFATVAIKDLMEEVTVITRVNHDENLENLYSAGADFAISVSHVSSQILSYHLLGESVNNQKNDPLLKAVKVPALHGQNFYSINMRSSTGCSLIALERHASEQIIHIPPLPDDFCFHKEDILHVSGNERELQQFCEIYHAVAVDIHTA, encoded by the coding sequence TTGCTGAAAATGGATGAATCCCGAAAACGTCTGTTGATGCTGATCCTTGCGTTTCCCATGCTGATTGTGATCAGTGGCAGTATTTATATGTATGGCATGCAAATCCTGGAGGGTGAAGAACGCAGTTTTCTTCAAAGCATGGAATGGGCTTCTGAAACCCTGACCACAACCGGCTATGGCCGTGATGCGATGTGGCGGCACCCATTGATGATTCTGTTTGTCATCCTGTTACAGGCCATGGGTATGTTTTGGGTGTCGTTGATTGTCCCCCTTTATTTGATTCCTTATCTTGAGGCGCGTTTCAACATCCGCCTCCCTGTAAAAGCCGACAGCAAACTTTCAGGGCATGTGGTCATTTTTCGTTATGGTTCGACAATGACACGTCTGCTGCTCGAATTGAAACAGGCCGGCATTCCTGAACTGGTGATTGAAAGTAATGACTCTCTGGCCAGAAAATTGTTTGATAGCGGAATATCCGTCATTTATGGAGAAATGGAAGACGGGATTCTGAACCATGTCAATCTGAACAACGCCCGTGCTCTCATCGCCAACGGATCGGATGAAGACAATGCCGGCTTCGTGCTGACGGCCAGACAATTGGGGTTCCAGAAAGAAATTTATACGTTTGCCGAAGATCCATACCACCGCCATCCACTCATGCTCGTGGGGAGTACAGCGGTGTTTTCGCCCTATCACATTCTGGCCGCGGCTATTGTCGTACAGGCCACCACCGAAATTGACGCCAGAATCCCTGACATCAGGAAAATCGCTCCTGGAAAACTGTTTCTGGCAAAAATCAGGATTCATCCCTCCTCCGCCTTGGCTTCAAAAACCATCAGGGAAGCCCGGATCAGCGCGGATTTCGGGGTCACCGTGCTGTCACAGTGGGTCAAGGGAAATCTGCTGATTCCTGTAGACACTCAAATGCGGCTGGAACCTCATGGGATTCTGGTAGCGACCGGCACCAAATCCGGGCTCGAAAAATTGCGTCATGCCCTGGGAACAACCCTGGCCTCCAGAAAGGATGGCCATTTCATCCTGATCGGCTATGGGCAGGTGGGAAAAAAAATCAAGGAGTTGCTGGAAGCCCTCAAAGAGACTGTCACCGTCATGGATGCTGAACACAAACCCGGAGTGGATTTTGTAGGCAATATTCTGGATACAAAAATGCTGGAAAGCCTGGAAATCGCTTCAGCCAAAGCCATCATTCTTGCGGTAAATTCTGATAGCGCGGCTCTTTTTGCGACGGTTGCCATCAAAGATTTGATGGAAGAAGTCACGGTCATCACCCGAGTGAATCACGATGAAAATCTGGAAAATTTGTATAGTGCCGGAGCTGATTTCGCGATATCTGTCAGTCATGTTTCCAGCCAGATCCTGTCCTATCATCTGCTGGGGGAGTCCGTAAACAACCAGAAAAATGATCCGCTCCTCAAAGCAGTCAAGGTCCCGGCGTTGCATGGCCAGAATTTTTACAGCATCAATATGCGTTCCAGCACGGGTTGTTCCCTGATTGCTCTGGAACGACACGCTTCAGAACAAATCATCCACATTCCACCGCTTCCCGATGATTTTTGTTTTCACAAAGAGGACATTTTGCATGTTTCAGGCAATGAGCGGGAACTACAGCAATTTTGTGAGATTTATCATGCAGTAGCGGTTGATATTCACACAGCATGA
- a CDS encoding rod shape-determining protein has protein sequence MENTVAFASLSKYFSQDLAIDLGTANTLVYMRGHGIVIREPSVVAVQRDQHGSYKVLAVGQEAKLMLGRTPGSITAIRPMKDGVISDFDITQEMLRYFIKLTQKRFSLMKFKPRIIIAVPSGITQVERRAVREAAESAGAKEVFLIEEPMAAAIGAGLPVTEASGNMIVDIGGGTTEVAVISLAGIVYSDSARVGGDAMDETIMQFVKQKYNLLIGERSAEEIKIKIGSAYPVGEPKTQEVRGRDLVTGIPKTLLLSEEEIREALSDVSGVIVQTVRNALERTPPELAADIVDKGIVLAGGGSLLSGLDVLLRQQVGLPVFHAEDPLTCVALGTGKVLDQIELLSSIELD, from the coding sequence ATGGAGAACACCGTGGCGTTTGCGTCATTAAGCAAGTATTTTTCACAAGATCTGGCTATTGATCTGGGAACAGCAAATACGCTGGTTTACATGAGAGGGCATGGCATTGTCATACGTGAGCCCTCTGTTGTTGCTGTTCAACGGGACCAGCATGGCAGTTACAAGGTTCTGGCCGTTGGTCAGGAAGCAAAATTGATGCTGGGCCGGACTCCCGGCAGCATCACTGCGATTCGCCCCATGAAAGATGGGGTCATTTCCGATTTTGATATCACACAGGAAATGCTGAGATATTTCATCAAACTGACACAAAAGCGATTTTCCCTCATGAAATTCAAACCCCGGATCATCATCGCTGTGCCTTCAGGCATCACGCAGGTGGAACGGAGAGCTGTCCGTGAAGCGGCTGAATCCGCAGGCGCCAAAGAGGTTTTTCTGATTGAAGAACCGATGGCCGCGGCGATCGGCGCCGGATTGCCCGTGACAGAAGCCAGCGGAAACATGATCGTGGATATCGGCGGGGGCACCACCGAAGTTGCTGTGATTTCACTTGCCGGTATTGTTTACAGTGATTCCGCACGAGTTGGCGGCGATGCGATGGATGAAACCATCATGCAGTTTGTCAAACAAAAATATAATCTGCTGATTGGCGAACGGAGTGCCGAAGAAATCAAGATCAAGATCGGTTCCGCCTATCCGGTTGGCGAACCCAAAACACAGGAAGTACGGGGCCGTGATCTGGTGACCGGAATTCCTAAAACACTGTTGTTGAGCGAAGAAGAAATCCGGGAAGCACTGTCCGATGTCAGCGGAGTGATTGTGCAGACCGTTCGGAACGCACTGGAACGCACGCCTCCTGAACTGGCCGCGGATATCGTGGACAAGGGCATCGTTCTGGCCGGTGGTGGTTCTCTGCTGTCTGGTCTGGATGTCCTGTTGCGTCAGCAGGTAGGTCTGCCCGTGTTTCATGCTGAAGATCCCTTGACCTGCGTTGCCCTCGGCACAGGCAAAGTGCTGGATCAGATCGAATTACTCTCCTCCATCGAACTCGATTAA